In one Drosophila albomicans strain 15112-1751.03 chromosome X, ASM965048v2, whole genome shotgun sequence genomic region, the following are encoded:
- the LOC117578208 gene encoding run domain Beclin-1-interacting and cysteine-rich domain-containing protein, with protein sequence MSTATTSPFTSPTTSPQQQQTTSAATTTTSGPPSWSCDTHRRAREAKQQQLQLTTLLAELRRATHHWFQTKSDECFHLVVQTCVRILQHGLLLPSATNGGTQRLVEDFEFLRATQLQLPHGSSSRHAPTQHVSEFLQQWVTSCLQQHCLTRCLQTLVADRELLDTYYQPDVALLRHSTHATALFVCLTAVQLDQSSLLSQLEPLQRRQRHRRTSSQPNFSNVTQRLQVVQEEELLPQHAQKQPQQQQQQQQQLLLLRRIKSLPSLQQSSEHSPDSLRPRCQTYNSRRARWTEAERELELPLSGCSLSTASSGQLTPRRVIQLINCDDIKIWTDQTNNSSSSGSGNSSDCNTMTPTATGTAAAAVSKRGSPSLNGWLGKLFGSPPVYTSWYQRGLGHDDEASSVLDTFRPVNGRKLDKRQQQSLFEGISMLDYAQAETEQETMTAPLDIVGCHQVSGASCSSSTPCSTLSTSENNSYNSKRDNQSLAAFLQMSRYAHNNTELEKENAHFRISEACITAIEHVKWSRRRRRQRHNSSSSNNSSGSTNNQGQGDTFIDAETIGVPFVEQQHSLGAGNNNSAEAVGLQLISRFKDQQLPKLGDLKWLVSEQDAPQQLLPLPKPLPQQQQQLQEESACLTRGTRTWAPPRQQIIFTEHPALSRTELLKRQQYRCAGCGMHVARQYQQHFRYCNYLGKYLCTGCHRNQMSAIPAKILHSWDFRCYAVSSFAYRLIEQMYTFPLFHVPDLQPELYGKQKALARARKRRLQLKYAHDFISACRFATREQALFSAVPTHITNEPDMWSMCDFVDAQNNSMRRSIEELIALSEQHINNCVLCTGRAFVCEYCKSPKLIYRWQRKVQCCAQCGVCSHYKCWKAASSSSYHRCQRCDRLHQRSTAS encoded by the exons ATGTCGACGGCAACAACATCGCCATTCACATCACCAACAACAtcaccacaacagcaacaaacaacatcagcagcaacaacaacaacaagtgggCCACCAAGCTGGAGCTGCGACACACACAGACGTGCTCGGGAGgcgaagcaacagcaactgcagctaaCGACGTTGCTGGCGGAGCTGCGTCGGGCGACGCATCATTGGTTCCAGACCAAGAGCGATGAGTGCTTCCATCTCGTGGTGCAGACGTGTGTGCGCATCTTGCAGCACGGTCTCCTGCTGCCATCTGCCACCAACGGTGGCACCCAG CGCTTGGTCGAGGACTTTGAGTTTCTGCGTGCcacacagctgcagctgccacatggCAGCAGCTCGCGGCACGCCCCCACGCAGCACGTCAGCGAGTTTCTACAGCAATGGGTGACAAGTTGCCTTCAACAACACTGCCTCACACGTTGTCTGCAAACGCTGGTCGCCGACCGGGAGCTGCTCGATACGTACTATCAGCCGGATGTGGCGCTGTTGCGCCACAGCACACATGCCACAGCGTTGTTTGTGTGCCTCACAGCCGTGCAGCTGGATCAGAGCAGTTTGCTGAGCCAGTTAGAGCCGCTGCAGCGTCGCCAGCGTCATCGACGCACGAGTTCGCAACCGAATTTCAGCAATGTAACACAACGTTTGCAAGTGGTGCAGGAGGAGGAGCTGCTGCCCCAGCACGCACAgaaacagccgcagcagcagcagcaacaacaacagcaactgttacTCTTGCGTCGCATCAAGAGTTTGCCCAGTCTGCAGCAGAGCAGCGAGCACAGTCCGGACAGCTTGCGTCCACGTTGTCAGACCTACAACAGTCGGCGAGCGCGTTGGACGGAAGCGGAGCGTGAACTCGAGCTGCCGTTGAGCGGCTGCAGCTTGAGCACAGCGAGCAGTGGCCAGTTGACGCCGCGACGCGTCATTCAGTTGATCAACTGTGACGACATCAAGATCTGGACGGATCAAACgaacaatagcagcagcagcggaagcggcaacagcagcgattGCAACACGATgacgccaacagcaacaggaacagcTGCTGCCGCAGTCAGCAAGCGAGGCAGTCCTTCATTGAATGGCTGGCTGGGCAAGCTGTTTGGCTCGCCGCCGGTTTACACCAGCTGGTATCAGCGTGGTCTTGGCCACGACGATGAGGCGAGCAGTGTGCTTGATACTTTTCGTCCGGTGAATGGACGCAAGCTCGacaagcggcagcagcaatcgcTTTTCGAGGGCATCAGCATGCTCGACTATGCCCAGGCGGAAACGGAACAGGAAACGATGACGGCACCGCTTGACATTGTGGGATGTCATCAGGTGTCGGGTGCCAGTTGCAGCAGCTCGACGCCGTGCAGCACCCTGAGCACTAGCGagaacaacagctacaacagcaaGAGGGACAATCAAAGTTTGGCCGCCTTTCTGCAGATGTCACGCTATGCGCACAACAACACCGAACTGGAGAAGGAGAACGCACACTTTCGCATCTCGGAGGCCTGCATCACGGCCATCGAGCATGTGAAATggagtcgtcgtcgtcgccggcAACGtcataacagcagcagcagcaacaatagcagcgGCAGCACCAACAACCAAGGACAAGGCGATACTTTTATCGATGCCGAAACCATCGGTGTGCCATTTGTGGAGCAACAACATTCGCTGGGGgcgggcaacaacaacagcgccgAGGCGGTTGGTTTGCAGTTGATATCACGCTTCAAGGATCAACAGCTGCCCAAGCTGGGTGATCTCAAGTGGCTGGTGTCCGAACAGGATGCACcacagcagctgttgccgctgcccaAGCcattgccacagcagcaacagcaactgcaagaGGAGTCCGCGTGTTTAACGCGAGGCACACGCACTTGGGCGCCGCCGCGTCAACAGATCATCTTTACGGAGCATCCAGCTCTGAGTCGGACGGAGCTCTTAAAGCGCCAACAGTATCGCTGTGCCGGATGTGGCATGCATGTGGCACGTCAGTATCAGCAGCACTTTCGCTATTGCAACTATTTAGGCAAATATCTGTGCACTGGTTGCCATCGCAATCAAATGTCGGCGATACCCGCCAAGATCCTGCATTCGTGGGACTTTCGCTGCTATGCGGTCAGCTCGTTTGCCTATCGTCTCATCGAGCAGATGTACACGTTTCCCCTCTTCCATGTGCCCGACCTGCAGCCGGAGCTGTATGGCAAGCAAAAGGCGTTGGCTCGCGCTCGCAAGCGGCGTCTGCAGTTGAAGTATGCGCACGATTTCATCAGCGCGTGTCGCTTTGCCACCAG ggaGCAAGCACTCTTTAGTGCGGTGCCGACGCACATTACCAATGAGCCGGACATGTGGTCCATGTGTGATTTTGTCGATGCGCAAAACAACAGCATGCGTCGCTCCATCGAGGAGCTCATTGCACTCAGCGAGCAACACATCAACAACTGTGTG CTCTGCACCGGTCGCGCCTTTGTCTGCGAATATTGCAAGAGTCCCAAGCTCATTTATCGCTGGCAGCGAAAAGTCCAGTGTTGTGCTCAGTGCGGCGTCTGTTCCCATTATAAATGCTGGAAGGCTGCCAGCAGTAGCAGTTATCACCGTTGTCAGCGCTGCGATCGATTGCATCAGCGTTCAACAGCCAGTTAG
- the LOC117578206 gene encoding ubiquitin carboxyl-terminal hydrolase 7, with amino-acid sequence MDIETDQSIEAMDTQDTQEVEIITSDLQQQQQQQQQQQTNSPPQLPKFKNLIHPQLQPQQQQQQQQQQQQLPSENGNVPPQQLLAESSSTSFANEQEMPMDDETKEDQFRSETVFSYTVENVGQIKQQHLSQPVYVRMLPWKIMVIPNDRALGFFLQCNGENDSPTWSCNAIAELRLKCHKPDAPPFTRAKIKHLFYSKENDYGYSNFITWQELQDPDKYYVHNGSITLEVHVIADAPHGVLWDSKKHTGYVGLKNQGATCYMNSLLQTLYFTNSLRLAVYRIPTEADDSTKSVGLSLQRVFHELQFGDRPVGTKKLTKSFGWETLDSFMQHDVQEFLRVLLDKLESKMKGTCLEGTIPGLFEGKMSSYIKCKNVDYNSTRYETFYDIQLNIKDKKNIYDSFQDYVASETLEGDNKYDAGVHGLQEASKGVIFTSFPPVLHLHLMRFQYDPITDSSIKYNDRFEFYEQINLDSYLAEREKTPADYVLHAVLVHSGDNHGGHYVVFINPKADGRWFKFDDDVVSSCRKQEAIEQNYGGMDDEISFHAKCSNAYMLVYIRQSELDRVLGDIPENEISSDLVERLDLEKRIEMARRKERSEANTYVPIHVILEEYFESQQKRRLFDLEKTHQRPFKLKQNQTVNEMVEMLVKAFGVPRDRMRIWNMCTAQTQKFLHFDFEAEATRTIEQIPTSQKPWVIFLELAPPDSTAPLLPFNPKTDVLLFLKYYDARNKRLNYIGCTQQPLNRRLSGLVPEVNRILGFDPDTELTVYDEYAEKKIPNINEPIESVLYMQQDHLQGSILIFERENVDVKLDLPTVEDYFLDLVYRIEIIFSDKCNPNEPDFTLELSNRYNYDQLTNAVAERLNTDPQKLQFFMCISNYKETAGNAVPYTYKGTIKDLLSYSKQSTPKRIFYQRLSLSIHELDNKKLFKCIWVSYDLKDEKELVLYPNKNDTVKGLLDEAAKTITFAENSRKKLRLLKVGNHKIAAICKDDILLDSLMKTNESITTTQGTQKIYRIEEITAEESQLAENELLIPVAHFSKELYNSFGVPFLTKARHGEPYGALKQRIQKRLNVPDKEWENYKFAVITMGHTIDVNDNTPIDLEVYRTWSGGQLPFFGLDHINKSRKRSSLNFSEKAIKIYN; translated from the exons ATGGACATTGAAACAGATCAGTCTATCGAAGCTATGGACACCCAGGATACCCAAGAGGTCGAAATTATTACAAGCGacctacaacagcaacaacaacagcagcagcaacaacagacaaATTCGCCGCCACAATTGCccaaatttaagaatttaatacATCCACAgttgcaaccacaacagcagcagcaacaacaacagcagcagcaacaactcccCAGTGAGAACGGCAACGTGCCGCCACAACAACTGTTGGCCGAAAGCAGCTCCACATCGTTTGCCAACGAACAAGAAATGCCGATGGACGACGAAACAAAGGAGGATCAGTTTCGCTCTGAAACCGTATTCTCCTACACCGTGGAGAATGTGGGACAGATCAAGCAACAGCATCTGTCGCAGCCCGTCTATGTGCGCATGCTGCCCTGGAAGATAATGGTGATACCCAACGATCGTGCTCTGGGCTTCTTTTTGCAGTGCAACGGCGAAAACGATTCGCCCACCTGGTCGTGCAACGCGATTGCCGAGCTGCGTTTGAAGTGCCACAAACCGGATGCACCGCCATTTACACGGGCCAAAATCAAGCATTTATTCTACTCCAAGGAGAACGATTATGGCTATTCAAATTTCATCACATGGCAGGAGCTGCAGGATCCGGACAAATACTATGTGCACAATGGCAGCATTACACTCGAGGTTCACGTGATTGCTGATGCTCCACATGGTGTGCTCTGGGACTCGAAGAAACATACCGGCTATGTGGGTCTCAAGAATCAGGGCGCCACCTGTTATATGAATTCATTGCTGCAGACATTATATTTCACGAACTCGTTGCGTTTGGCCGTTTATCGCATACCCACCGAGGCCGATGATAGCACCAAATCGGTGGGCCTATCGCTGCAGCGTGTCTTCCATGAGCTGCAGTTCGGTGATCGTCCCGTGGGCACCAAGAAGTTAACCAAATCCTTTGGCTGGGAGACACTCGATTCGTTTATGCAGCACGATGTACAGGAATTTTTACGTGTGCTTCTCGATAAGCTCGAGTCGAAGATGAAGGGCACATGCTTGGAGGGCACAATACCGGGACTATTTGAGGGCAAAATGTCGTCGTATATCAAGTGCAAGAATGTGGATTATAATAGCACACGCTACGAGACCTTTTACGACATTCAACTCAACATCAAAGACAAGAAGAACATATACGATTCGTTCCAGGATTATGTGGCCTCCGAGACGCTCGAGGGTGACAACAAGTACGATGCCGGTGTCCATGGTCTGCAG GAGGCGAGCAAGGGCGTCATATTCACATCATTCCCGCCCgtgctgcatttgcatttgatgcGTTTCCAATACGATCCAATTACCGACAGCTCGATCAAGTACAACGATCGCTTCGAGTTCTATGAGCAAATCAATCTCGACAGCTATTTGGCCGAACGTGAAAAGACGCCAGCCGACTATGTGCTGCACGCTGTGCTCGTCCACTCCGGCGACAATCATGGCGGTCATTATGTTGTCTTCATCAATCCAAAGGCCGACGGACGTTGGTTCAAAttcgatgatgatgttgtgtCCAGCTGCCGCAAACAGGAGGCCATCGAACAGAATTATGGCGGCATGGACGATGAGATCTCGTTTCATGCCAAATGCAGCAATGCCTATATGCTCGTCTATATACGTCAATCTGAATTGGATCGTGTGCTCGGCGATATACCCGAGAATGAGATCTCAAGCGATCTTGTCGAACGTCTCGATCTGGAGAAACGCATCGAGATGGCGCGTCGCAAGGAGCGCAGTGAGGCCAACACTTATGTGCCGATCCATGTCATACTCGAGGAGTACTTTGAGTCGCAGCAGAAGCGACGCCTCTTCGATTTGGAAAAGACACATCAGCGCCCATTCAAACTGAAGCAGAATCAGACCGTTAACGAGATGGTCGAGATGCTGGTGAAGGCATTTGGTGTGCCACGCGATCGCATGCGCATCTGGAACATGTGCACGGCGCAAACGCAAAAGTTCCTGCACTTTGATTTCGAGGCGGAGGCAACGCGCACCATCGAACAGATACCGACGTCACAGAAGCCATGGGTCATCTTCCTGGAGCTGGCGCCGCCGGATAGCACGGCGCCGCTGCTGCCCTTCAATCCCAAGACCGATGTGCTGCTCTTCCTCAAGTATTACGATGCGCGCAACAAGCGTCTCAATTATATCGGTTGCACACAGCAGCCATTGAATCGTCGTCTCTCCGGATTGGTGCCGGAAGTCAATCGCATACTCGGCTTCGACCCGGACACCGAACTGACCGTGTACGATGAGTATGCCGAGAAGAAGATCCCCAACATAAATGAGCCCATCGAGAGTGTGCTGTATATGCAACAGGATCATTTGCAGGGATCGATATTGATATTTGAGCGCGAGAATGTTGATGTTAAACTGGATTTGCCCACCGTTGAGGATTACTTCTTGGATCTGGTCTATCGCATTGAGATTATATTCAGCGACAAGTGTAATCCCAATGAGCCGGACTTTACGTTGGAGCTGTCGAATCGGTACAATTACGATCAGTTGACCAATGCGGTCGCCGAGCGTCTCAATACCGATCCACAGAAACTGCAGTTCTTCATGTGCATCAGCAACTACAAGGAGACTGCCGGCAATGCGGTGCCCTACACCTACAAG GGTACCATCAAGGATCTGCTGTCGTACTCGAAACAGAGCACGCCGAAGCGTATCTTCTATCAGCGTCTGTCGCTGAGCATTCACGAGCTGGACAACAAGAAGCTCTTCAAATGCATTTGGGTCTCGTACGATCTGAAGGATGAGAAGGAACTGGTGCTATATCCAAACAAAAACGATACGGTCAAGGGGCTGCTCGATGAGGCGGCCAAGACGATAACGTTTGCCGAGAATAGCCGCAAGAAGCTGCGTCTGCTCAAGGTGGGCAATCACAAGATTGCGGCCATCTGCAAGGATGACATACTGCTCGATTCGCTGATGAAGACCAACGAATCGATCACAACCACACAAGGCACACAGAAGATCTATCGCATCGAAGAGATCACCGCTGAGGAATCCCAGCTGGCTGAGAATGAATTGCTCATCCCGGTGGCGCATTTTAGCAAAGAGCTCTATAATTCATTCGGTGTGCCGTTCCTAACGAAGGCGCGTCACGGCGAGCCATATGGTGCACTGAAGCAGCGCATCCAGAAGCGTCTCAATGTCCCAGACAAGGAATGGGAGAATTACAAGTTCGCTGTCATCACCATGGGGCATACCATCGATGTCAACGATAATACGCCCATCGATCTGGAGGTGTATCGCACATGGTCGGGCGGCCAGTTGCCATTCTTTGGACTGGATCATATTAATAAGTCGCGCAAGCGCAGCTCATTGAATTTCTCCGAGAAGGCTATAAAAATCTACAATTAA
- the LOC117564195 gene encoding pleiotropic regulator 1 has product MEDVQKHSVHTLIFRSLKRTHDLFVSNQGNLPDFDDHLEKVRRSIKARDIYGVVLDRANKALDAKKLSLQNGDPERPLAAIGDAADLSMTAAEGGAGNSLVRYARGGVGAGGKEKPNSINSTSLVRASMPGNSGAGSANSNVQLIPKKAPSIPKPKWHAPWKLSRVISGHLGWVRCIAVEPGNEWFATGAGDRVIKIWDLASGKLKLSLTGHVSTVRGVAVSSKHPYLFSCGEDRQVKCWDLEYNKVIRHYHGHLSAVYSLALHPTIDVLATSGRDSTARIWDMRTKANVHTLTGHTNTVASVVAQATKPQIITGSHDSTVRLWDLAAGKSLCTLTNHKKSVRSIVLHPSLYMFASASPDNIKQWRCPEGNFVQNISGHTAIVNCMAANTDGVLASGGDNGTMFFWDWRTGYNFQRFQAPVQPGSMDSEAGIFAMCFDQSGTRLITAEADKTIKVYKEDDEASEETHPVNWRPELLKRRKF; this is encoded by the exons atgGAAGATGTACAAAAGCATAGTGTACATACGCTAATATTTCGTTCGCTAAAACGCACTCACGATCTCTTCGTCTCCAACCAAGGGAACCTACCCGACTTTGATGACCACTT AGAGAAGGTGCGTCGCTCAATCAAGGCACGCGACATTTACGGTGTGGTATTGGATCGCGCCAATAAGGCCCTGGATGCGAAGAAGCTGTCACTACAAAACGGCGATCCGGAACGTCCTTTGGCTGCCATCGGCGATGCCGCCGATCTAAGCATGACCGCCGCCGAAGGAGGCGCAGGCAACAGTCTGGTGCGATATGCACGGGGCGGCGTTGGTGCCGGTGGCAAGGAGAAGcccaacagcatcaacagcacaTCGCTGGTGCGCGCCTCAATGCCGGGCAATAGCGGCGCCGGCAGCGCGAACAGCAACGTGCAACTGATACCAAAGAAAGCGCCTAGCATACCAAAGCCCAAGTGGCATGCACCCTGGAAATTGTCACGCGTCATCTCCGGCCATTTGGGCTGGGTGCGTTGCATTGCCGTGGAGCCGGGCAACGAATGGTTTGCCACCGGTGCCGGCGATCGTGTCATCAAAATCTGGGATCTGGCCAGCGGCAAACTGAAGCTATCCCTCACCGGCCATGTGAGCACTGTGCGCGGCGTCGCTGTCAGCTCCAAGCATCCGTATCTGTTCAGTTGCGGAGAGGATCGTCAGGTCAAATGCTGGGATCTCGAGTACAACAAAGTAATACGACACTATCACGGTCATTTGTCGGCGGTCTATTCGCTGGCGCTGCATCCCACCATCGACGTGTTGGCCACATCGGGTCGCGACTCCACAGCACGCATCTGGGACATGCGCACCAAGGCCAATGTGCACACACTGACTGGACACACGAACACCGTGGCCAGCGTTGTGGCTCAGGCGACAAAGCCACAGATTATCACCGGTTCACATGACTCGACGGTGCGTCTGTGGGATTTGGCAGCAGGCAAAAGTCTGTGCACGTTGACGAATCACAAGAAATCGGTGCGCAGCATCGTCTTGCATCCATCGTTGTATATGTTTGCGTCCGCCTCGCCCGATAATATCAAGCAATGGCGCTGTCCCGAGGGCAATTTTGTGCAAAACATCTCGGGACACACGGCAATCGTGAATTGCATGGCCGCCAATACGGATGGTGTGCTGGCATCGGGAGGCGACAATGGCACCATGTTCTTCTGGGATTGGCGCACCGGTTACAATTTCCAGCGCTTTCAGGCGCCCGTCCAGCCTGGCTCTATGGACAGCGAGGCGGGCATCTTTGCTATGTGCTTCGATCAGTCGGGAACCCGACTCATCACCGCCGAAGCGGACAAGACGATCAAGGTGTACAAAGAGGATGACGAGGCCAGCGAAGAGACGCATCCGGTTAATTGGCGACCCGAGCTGCTCAAGCGGCGCAAATTCTAA
- the LOC117564223 gene encoding LSM12 homolog A — protein MAAASAAVVNAVNDCFSIGSTVLCTTCFKDEVEGEVLAFDHNTKMLILKCHSKTAEELSDVYVMNLSLCSNVQVIKECNGNFIDDPQKLNLEQVKMRLRKTVERRQDFLKSKNADVSPEAQELYRAIAKQLGYNEVSWQGQNIQILNEVTVSPPYRVDNVVSSSDNDTSCNYIKRIIKQFFNTRPSPSAQENSHAAGGGASSASVSPTSSSLSSSNAASGSPVPAN, from the exons atggcCGCTGCCTCCGCCGCCGTTGTAAATGCAGTCAACGATTGCTTCAGCATCGGATCCACAGTGCTATGCACGACCTGTTTTAAGGACGAAGTCGAAGGCGAGGTGCTCGCCTTCGatcacaacacaaaaatgctAATATTGA AATGCCACTCGAAGACGGCCGAAGAGCTTAGTGATGTTTATGTGATGAATTTATCGCTGTGCAGCAACGTGCAAGTGATTAAGGAATGCAATGGCAATTTCATTGATGATCCGCAAAAGCTCAATCTGGAACAG GTTAAAATGCGGCTACGCAAAACAGTTGAGAGGCGACAGGATTTTCTCAAGTCCAAAAATGCCGATGTTAGTCCAGAAGCACAAGAGCTCTATAGAGCGATAGCCAAACAGCTTGGG TACAATGAAGTCTCCTGGCAGGGACAGAATATACAAATCTTAAATGAAGTCACCGTCTCGCCACCATATCGAGTGGACAACGTTGTGTCCAGTTCGGATAACGATACTTCGTGCAACTACATTAAGCGAATT ATCAAACAGTTCTTCAACACGAGACCGTCGCCGTCGGCACAGGAAAATTCGCATGCTGCAGGCGGCGGCGCATCATCGGCGTCTGTGTCGCCCACGTCCTCATCTCTATCATCGAGTAATGCAGCTTCAGGATCACCGGTTCCCGCTAACtaa
- the LOC117564230 gene encoding chromatin accessibility complex 16kD protein, giving the protein MVDASKLQQQQRKPSADTFLPLSRVRTIMKSSMDTGLITNEVLFLMTKCTELFVQHLAREAYTATCGETLKYEHLSQLVNKSKNLEFLLQIVPEKIRVHEFQEMLRLNRASGSDEDDDDDESGSESESEAE; this is encoded by the coding sequence ATGGTCGATGCCAgcaaattgcagcagcagcagcgcaaacCCAGCGCCGACACATTTCTGCCCCTCAGCCGAGTGCGCACTATCATGAAGAGCTCCATGGACACCGGTTTAATTACCAACGAGGTGCTTTTCCTTATGACCAAGTGCACGGAGCTGTTTGTGCAGCATTTGGCCCGTGAGGCATACACGGCTACATGTGGCGAAACCTTGAAGTACGAGCACTTGTCGCAGCTGGTCAACAAGAGCAAGAATCTGGAGTTCTTGCTGCAAATTGTGCCGGAAAAAATACGTGTTCACGAGTTCCAGGAGATGTTGCGACTGAATCGCGCCAGCGGCAGTGATgaagatgacgacgacgatgagtCCGGCTCCGAGTCTGAATCGGAGGCAGAATAA
- the LOC117564203 gene encoding regucalcin isoform X2, translating into MHTITITLIALAALCRATMSYKVEPLPDSYAALGEGPHWDEARQSLYYVDLEAGVLLRYDYAQNKIYRTQIEGESFAGFVLPIAGNSQEFAVGCERRTVIVQWDGVSPKAKVVRTLFEVQPEFKENRLNDAKTDPQGRFFGGTMRYVGDEFEHRHGELYRWVAGGNVSLVKSDVGISNGLAWDEKAKKFYYIDTTDYEVKSYDYNFETGVASNPKVIFNLRKTSPKDHLLPDGMTIDTEGNIYVATFNGATIFKVNPSTGKVLLEIKLPTKQITSVAFGGPNLDILYVTTAAKFGQPAPAGTTYKVTGLNAKGYPGVGLKI; encoded by the exons ATGCACACAATAACAATCACTTTGATTGCATTGGCAGCACTGTGCCGTGCAACG ATGTCGTACAAAGTGGAGCCACTGCCCGACTCTTATGCCGCCCTTGGCGAAGGTCCACACTGGGACGAGGCCCGTCAGAGTCTCTACTATGTGGACTTGGAGGCTGGCGTCTTGTTGCGCTACGATTACGCCCAGAACAAGATCTATCGCACCCAGATCGAGGGTGAATCCTTTGCCGGATTTGTGCTGCCCATCGCTGGCAACTCGCAGGAATTCGCCGTTGGCTGCGAGCGTCGCACGGTCATTGTGCAATGGGATGGTGTCTCACCCAAGGCTAAGGTGGTGCGCACTCTGTTCGAGGTGCAGCCGGAGTTTAAGGAGAATCGCTTGAACGATGCCAAGACCGATCCTCAGGGTCGTTTCTTTGGCGGCACCATGCGCTATGTGGGCGATGAATTCGAGCATCGTCATGGCGAACTCTATCGCTGGGTGGCCGGCGGTAATGTGTCGCTGGTGAAGAGCGATGTTGGCATCTCGAACGGTCTGGCCTGGGATGAGAAGGCTAAGAAATTCTACTACATTGATACCACCGACTACGAGGTCAAGTCCTACGATTACAACTTCGAGACTGGTGTCGCTAGCAATCCCAAggtgattttcaatttgcgcaAAACCAGTCCCAAGGATCATTTGCTGCCCGATGGCATGACCATTGACACCGAGGGTAACATCTATGTGGCCACCTTCAATGGTGCCACCATCTTCAAGGTGAACCCAAG CACTGGCAAAGTGTTGCTGGAGATCAAGCTGCCCACTAAGCAGATCACTTCGGTCGCCTTTGGAGGACCCAATCTGGACATTCTGTATGTGACCACCGCGGCCAAGTTCGGTCAACCGGCTCCAGCTGGCACCACTTACAAGGTGACTGGCCTCAATGCCAAGGGCTATCCAGGCGTTGGTCTCAAGATCTAA
- the LOC117564203 gene encoding regucalcin isoform X1 translates to MSYKVEPLPDSYAALGEGPHWDEARQSLYYVDLEAGVLLRYDYAQNKIYRTQIEGESFAGFVLPIAGNSQEFAVGCERRTVIVQWDGVSPKAKVVRTLFEVQPEFKENRLNDAKTDPQGRFFGGTMRYVGDEFEHRHGELYRWVAGGNVSLVKSDVGISNGLAWDEKAKKFYYIDTTDYEVKSYDYNFETGVASNPKVIFNLRKTSPKDHLLPDGMTIDTEGNIYVATFNGATIFKVNPSTGKVLLEIKLPTKQITSVAFGGPNLDILYVTTAAKFGQPAPAGTTYKVTGLNAKGYPGVGLKI, encoded by the exons ATGTCGTACAAAGTGGAGCCACTGCCCGACTCTTATGCCGCCCTTGGCGAAGGTCCACACTGGGACGAGGCCCGTCAGAGTCTCTACTATGTGGACTTGGAGGCTGGCGTCTTGTTGCGCTACGATTACGCCCAGAACAAGATCTATCGCACCCAGATCGAGGGTGAATCCTTTGCCGGATTTGTGCTGCCCATCGCTGGCAACTCGCAGGAATTCGCCGTTGGCTGCGAGCGTCGCACGGTCATTGTGCAATGGGATGGTGTCTCACCCAAGGCTAAGGTGGTGCGCACTCTGTTCGAGGTGCAGCCGGAGTTTAAGGAGAATCGCTTGAACGATGCCAAGACCGATCCTCAGGGTCGTTTCTTTGGCGGCACCATGCGCTATGTGGGCGATGAATTCGAGCATCGTCATGGCGAACTCTATCGCTGGGTGGCCGGCGGTAATGTGTCGCTGGTGAAGAGCGATGTTGGCATCTCGAACGGTCTGGCCTGGGATGAGAAGGCTAAGAAATTCTACTACATTGATACCACCGACTACGAGGTCAAGTCCTACGATTACAACTTCGAGACTGGTGTCGCTAGCAATCCCAAggtgattttcaatttgcgcaAAACCAGTCCCAAGGATCATTTGCTGCCCGATGGCATGACCATTGACACCGAGGGTAACATCTATGTGGCCACCTTCAATGGTGCCACCATCTTCAAGGTGAACCCAAG CACTGGCAAAGTGTTGCTGGAGATCAAGCTGCCCACTAAGCAGATCACTTCGGTCGCCTTTGGAGGACCCAATCTGGACATTCTGTATGTGACCACCGCGGCCAAGTTCGGTCAACCGGCTCCAGCTGGCACCACTTACAAGGTGACTGGCCTCAATGCCAAGGGCTATCCAGGCGTTGGTCTCAAGATCTAA